A genomic window from Populus nigra chromosome 7, ddPopNigr1.1, whole genome shotgun sequence includes:
- the LOC133698578 gene encoding uncharacterized protein LOC133698578: MDPNFLIDEKAESRVYIGNLDLRITEAALIKMFTPYGKILSEEFLWHTRGPKRGEPRGFAFIQFSTKEEAKLAKEKMHGRLACGRPLVVRLASEKYLDEATQDSSTALGEAKKAGLTGSTLGQTSRSAKIAAIKNKLRALEEGGPSVKKQKQADSDSCKDSLDHSQDKG, from the exons ATG GatcctaattttttaattgatgagaAGGCTGAAAGTAGAGTTTATATCGGTAACCTTGACTTGAGAATAACAGA GGCTGCGCTGATTAAGATGTTTACTCCCTATGGCAAGATTTTATCCGAAGAATTTCTATGGCATACTCGTGGACCAAAACGTGGAGAGCCAAGGGGCTTCGCTTTTATCCAGTTTAGCACTAAAGAG GAAGCTAAACTGGCCAAGGAGAAGATGCATGGGAGGTTAGCTTGTGGCCGCCCTTTGGTTGTTCGTCTTGCCAGCGAGAAATACTTGGATGAAGCAACACAGGATTCTTCCACAGCACTTGGTGAGGCAAAGAAAGCTGGCCTTACTGGTAGCACTTTAGGGCAGACAAGTCGTAGTGCCAAGATAGCTGCAATAAAGAACAAATTGAGAGCCTTGGAAGAAGGGGGCCCTAGTGTGAAGAAGCAGAAGCAAGCTGACAGTGACTCATGTAAGGATAGTCTTGACCACTCACAAGACAAGGGATAG